The segment ATTGAATGAACACAAGGAGAAATTATCAACTGAAGCCGTTGATAAAGTCAAGGAACATATTGAAAGGTTGAGAGAAATTGTCTTGAAAGCACAAGCTGGTGAAGAAGTTATTGctgaagatttgaaagcCAAGACTGAGGAATTGCAAAATGCTGCTATTGATCTCTTCAAAGATTTGTACAAAGACGGTGGTGAGcaatcatcatctgaagaaaagaaggaataAATGAATGGAGATTAATACAATATAGATTTTACTATATTGTTTCTACTCAATTACGATGATTACGTTCTTACAAGTTTACCCTCAAgtctattgtttttcttgtcttgattttgaaaagtccAACCTCAAGCAGACTAATCAATACCGTTGTACATAGTTTCAAGTTTCATCAAAAGTGTGCATTtttatgtatatatatatattacatttgttgaaataaaGAGTGATAAGTATAGTTACAGTGCTGTAGATGCTTTaagtttaattttgacGAGGTTTGGTGATCCCATCGTGGATAAAGTAGTAAACGATCGTCCCATCATCGTTGATTAATGCAATTGTTATCCTATCCACACGTCCTTTTCCATTCATGGTTTTGTCTATAGGTTTCCAAATGGAGTTAGGTGGATGGGGTTTGGAATCATCGGTGGAAGCGGGTCCTGTGTGAGTGAAGCTACTTGAAACATCTTCTGTCTCAGCCTGTTTACTATTTTCAGTTGTGTCTTGACTTTGTAAATGGGCTTCACTTGGGACATCAAGTTTGAACTCATTTCctctcttttcttcatccCCATTTGtgaattgttttattttttcaaaccaCGAATTAATCTCCTTCACTTTTAATCTACTTTGCTCATTCATTCGTTTACATACAATCCATTCACGTTTGGAATCAGGATCAGTCGAAACtaattttgttggtggtaAACCACTTAGTATATAG is part of the Candida orthopsilosis Co 90-125, chromosome 2 draft sequence genome and harbors:
- a CDS encoding Sen15 protein yields the protein MSTLPFTSSTTDQVRLNLVHYNLWTQVEVHNNYILSGLPPTKLVSTDPDSKREWIVCKRMNEQSRLKVKEINSWFEKIKQFTNGDEEKRGNEFKLDVPSEAHLQSQDTTENSKQAETEDVSSSFTHTGPASTDDSKPHPPNSIWKPIDKTMNGKGRVDRITIALINDDGTIVYYFIHDGITKPRQN